In Toxoplasma gondii ME49 chromosome X, whole genome shotgun sequence, a single genomic region encodes these proteins:
- a CDS encoding hypothetical protein (encoded by transcript TGME49_234590) translates to MDVSSLTISLSPSTCNSTQQVRKRRQTAPKTGYAAFLRTLERDRLGEAQRTEAFQLPYYRGRLSLKKRRALNSASMSRMLCRDCRGDKESEDAAHAENGLRLERGSARGRREHVETGRFAAAQTTTDELEKKRVTTNGKKSFRMELPLHASTEAQKRKRKIREFSCAGTRTLRIYIYIYICICLQYIHRYMSLQYIHIYIYMSLEYTYTYMSLFRADLVFYRCALKAEECRSSTTPRTCPLNRQSAGSTQTARSISSVERRS, encoded by the coding sequence ATGgacgtttcctctctcacgatctctctctctccatcaaCATGCAACTCTACACAGCAGGTGCGtaagaggagacagacggcgcCGAAGACTGGGTACGCAGCCTTCCTGAGGACtctcgaaagagacagactcGGCGAGGCGCAAAGAACCGAGGCCTTTCAACTCCCGTACTACAGAGGGCGGCtgtcgctgaagaagaggcgggCACTGAATTCAGCGTCCATGTCGCGGATGCTCTGTCGGGACTGCCGCGGCGATAAAGAGAGTGAAGacgcagcgcatgcagagaacggTCTGAGACTGGAACGAGGCtctgcgagaggaagaagagagcatgTCGAGACTGGGCGATTCGCGGCGGCGCAGACGACGACAGACGAACTCGAAAAAAAGCGCGTGACTACGAACGGAAAGAAGTCTTTTCGCATGGAATTGCCTCTGCACGCGAGCACCGAGgcgcagaagcgaaaaaggaaaataAGAGAGTTCTCCTGTGCTGGCACGAGAACACTCagaatatacatatatatatatatatgtatatgtcttcagtatatacatagatatatgaGTCTTcagtatatacatatatatatatatatgagtcttgagtatacatatacatatatgagTCTGTTCCGCGCAGACCTTGTCTTTTACCGGTGTGCTCTGAAAGCAGAGGAGTGCAGATCTTCGACTACGCCGCGGACATGCCCGCTAAACAGACAAAGCGCAGGCTCGACGCAGACGGCTCGATCGATTAGCAgtgtcgagagaagaagctga
- a CDS encoding WD-40 repeat protein (encoded by transcript TGME49_234610), translating to MARPKPAPVETPPAGGSSQQQRQRADRSRGKEKRFFTEKPADIEPPVSDGEKRKTKRARVGKRQDSLATASSGVHPGQESARRRTAGATASTNASAIVPDEVRELERFLFGARSRAENAGETQTAKATATQKRRKSGGREREAKDAASSQGVDGDAADSLQPRKKKRHGEKDETNGEGATAAPAAKNGAASSEDREEEASSSEGRASEETGDAREANRDSRRVWVDPDDACVSVNICANRKLRKLRVSEQEETLGGDALQKRLATLHRRLVQSQASTSWVEKARQRKREAEVARDAQKREAGDSDVSDDASSPHVTQTGQSVAGIQSGSSVFSSKGLLRRLARERKTGALVEATRERIPQKKIVIRRLANANEAEPSASVISALEFHPRTSLLMTAGRDQALRLFSVDGKENRKVESVFLQDFPVLAARFTRHNGGGQILAISNANRSLAEYDLETGSVNKIPGIAGRRQERCFHFLEMGGGRRAEDASSFLVTQKTFALASANSQDVLLCDVQSKRLLNVFSMNANVAALAFHPTKEAIFTADREAFIYEWDLRSGNCVSKFQDASCLRLSAMAASPAACLSSTYEASSFLATGSRTGYVDFFSLSDSASTKPVKELGNLTTEISTLAFHPSNQLLCAASRWKKDALRLIHLPSLTVYQNWPTERTPLRYVTAADFSCDNGFLAVGNDRGNALLYQIRHFA from the exons ATGGCTCGGCCGAAGCCGGCGCCTGTAGAGACACCGCCCGCGGGTGGAAGTTCGCAACAACAGAGGCAGCgagcagacagaagcagaggaaaagagaagcgctTCTTCACAGAGAAACCTGCCGACATAGAGCCGCCAGTGTCTGacggggagaagcgaaagacgaaGCGCGCGAGAGTCGGCAAGAGGCAGGACTCGCTGGCGACCGCCTCCTCCGGTGTCCACCCGGGGCAAGAGAGCGCCCGTCGCCGGACTGCCGGTGCCACTGCGTCAACCAACGCGTCGGCAATCGTCCCCGACGAAGTCCGCGAACTCgagcgttttcttttcggtGCGAGGAGTCGAGCTGAAAACGCTGGAGAGACCCAGACTGCGAAGGCGAccgcgacgcagaagcggaggaagagcggcggtcgcgagcgagaggcgaaggacgcgGCGAGCTCGCAGGGCGTCGACGGGGATGCGGCGGACAGCTTGCagccgcgaaagaagaaacgtcacggagagaaggacgagacgaACGGCGAGGGTGCGACTGCGGCTCCAGCAGCCAAAAATGGAGCCGCGTCCAGCGAAGatcgcgaagaagaggcttcttcttccgaaGGACGCGCgtcagaagagacaggagacgcgcgagaggcgaacagagacagcagacggGTGTGGGTCGATCCCGACGacgcctgtgtctctgtgaaCATCTGTGCGAACCGCAAGCTGCGAAAGCTGAGGGTGAGCgagcaggaggagacgctcGGTGGCGACGCCCTGCAGAAACGACTCGCGACGCTCCACAGAAGGCTGGTGCAAAGTCAGGCTTCCACGAGCTGGGTCGAGAAGGCTCGCCAGAGGAAGCGCGAAGCGGAGGTCGCACGAGACGCTCAGAAACGCGAAGCCGGCGACAG CGACGTCTCTGACGACGCCTCGAGTCCACATGTGACCCAGACCGGACAGAGCGTAGCTGGGATTCAGAGCGGATCCTCGGTGTTCTCCTCGAAAGGCTTGCTCCGGCGCCTCGctcgggagaggaagacgggtGCTCTCGTCGAGGCGACGCGCGAGCGCATCCCGCAAAAGAAAATCGTAATTCGCCGCCTGGCGAACGCAAACGAGGCGGAACCCAGCGC ATCGGTGATTTCTGCTCTCGAATTCCATCCGCGAACGTCTTTGCTGATGACAGCCGGACGCGACCAAGCCTTGCGCCTCTTTTCG GTCGACGGGAAGGAGAACCGGAAAGTCGAGTCGGTTTTTCTCCAAGACTTCCCCGTCCTCGCCGCGCGCTTCACTCGTCACAACGGCGGCGGGCAGATCTTGGCGATCAGCAACGCAAACCGTTCCCTCGCGGAGTACGACTTGGAAACCGG GTCCGTGAACAAGATTCCAGGAATTGCAGGCCGGCGCCAAGAGAGATGCTTCCATTTTCTGGAGATGGGAGGCGGCCGCAGAGCTGAGGACGCGTCGTCCTTCTTGGTGACCCAGAAGACGTTTGCGCTCGCGTCCGCGAATTCTCA AGATGTGCTGCTGTGCGACGTGCAGTCCAAGCGACTTCTGAACGTCTTTTCGATGAACGCAAATGTCGCG GCGCTTGCGTTTCATCCGACAAAGGAGGCAATCTTCACAGCCGATCGGGAAGCGTTT ATCTACGAATGGGATTTGCGCAGCGGCAACTGCGTATCGAAGTTCCAGGACGCTTCCTGTTTGCGTCTGTCGGCCATGGCTGCCTCCCCAgcggcctgtctctcctctacGTACGaagcgtcttctttcctagCGACAG GCTCTCGCACGGGATATGTcgatttcttctccctctccgactctgcGTCGACCAAGCCCGTGAAG GAACTGGGAAACCTAACGACGGAGATCAGCACATTGGCTTTCCACCCTTCCAACCAGTTGCTCTGCGCCGCGTCGAGATGGAAGAAAGACGCTTTGAGACTC ATCCACTTGCCTTCTCTGACGGTGTACCAGAACTGGCCGACGGAGCGAACGCCCCTGCGCTACGTGACAGCAGCTGACTTTAG cTGCGACAACGGTTTCTTGGCTGTCGGCAATGATCGCGGAAATGCCCTGTTGTACCAGATCCGGCATTTCGCTTGA
- a CDS encoding ImpB/MucB/SamB family protein (encoded by transcript TGME49_234580): MLARARDTRRTIPVVVHLDLDCFYCQVEHRRLGIPVSEPLVVRQWNLAIAVNYAARRLGIKRGDLCTVLEKKFPNLHIIHVDLLHVVNDSMSSSSLSPCSSSSSIACSSSPCSSSSSTSCSSLSPCSSSSSIACSSSPCSSSSSTSCSSLSPCSSSSSIACSSSSSLSRSSVVSPGLNGEGLDGGDLSGERHGLGRGKEGEEQMPSATVSPAFSPRREKGATSSIPAHVPSRPDTDKVSLERYRLASDEVLSIIVEQYPCVERASIDEVFIDLSNQVADILSPFFQRLELNRSSFPSSLSSSVPSCSTERLNETEDGRREGIGLGGASSPPSSAGRGRPDGLDLTSQAALLREWLDGKGKAEVRAELGALLPELLDDQVYVHLAAVPRTGPPATPQRSLPGNAMPFHGLGRKPPSSVCPRVSPPSASSPSPSSFQSSSSSLPPHPSPLPAAHSSLSPSLSACSSSSSVAGEAASRRVAGFGGPLPPDDVDLLIDVCGGETRRKLDFSLEALWLLVGGVLLLRLRNLVKLRSQFTMSGAVARSKFLAKTASAKFKPDRQVLVPSELAADFLGPLELRDLRGFRGKRGRRIAAAFPDKPRVKDLREIPFDHLVAKLGREEAESLSNVLKGDLEGEGVKANLRVKSMLAFKAFPPGAADPVQLAMNRGGLADWLSGLCLELFRRAEQEFSAYKRAPKTLTVYYRTGPPWFQQLSRSGPLSPRRKALAAPTLEEIQRATLAALLRLSRECGARLPPCVKIGLAVSDFENAELEATPRITQFFQVGVSERLKRRRGAAAQDAEPRGGAVVPKQQSVEAHTGTRDGGDRRVSGRANVFSVKPAGGGEAVEAGDGAENARRSDVRAEVETEGVVVDSFLAAEKRGEATPELEGVSTVELTPGKQSRSSSEAAGSFRLLPTSPLPANASKGLSRRNERTSERDCKSEDAAKGAGDDGEAEEDGEDGEGRRPVQSPQRDEAYADRGSCSSVEDERSKEESSKPDSEMHSPLHTRGVSLDVVYVSDPSQEEAKANKVCLVSTVSSAEDHRADSGDRTLEGREEDGEHGGDGQEARVSGTDGGKKVESERGSVAVSICHPRNAVVSPGLLGVIGSPPRSHDASGAGGEAEPAEDAWQETLPVVSDEDKRDAETIPVSSDSEVAIEDEAEERAGSGDEAVLLLSRSPSLSPASARSSSPACSLARAAPKSPRGDLVLCHQCKSLVPLSEVQVHLDEHMAAFVFKETNPKCLPSTASQAVAQVEASQSQRVRERMRREQQLLEEENQLTLDAFLRRQLFAKKRRVDF, from the exons ATGCTGGCCCGCGCCCGAGACACTCGGCGCACCATTCCTGTCGTTGTCCACCTCGATCTG GACTGCTTCTACTGCCAAGTCGAACACCGGCGACTCGGCATCCCAGTCAGCGAGCCTCTCGTCGTGCGCCAG TGGAACCTCGCCATTGCTGTCAACTACGCCGCTCGCCGGCTCGGCATCAAACGCGGCGACTTATGCACCGTGCTCGAGAAGAAATTCCCTAATCTCCACATCATTCATGTAGACCTGCTTCACGTGGTCAACGACAGcatgtcttcctcttctctctctccttgttcctcctcttcgtctatcgcttgttcttcctctccttgttcctcctcttcgtcgacctcttgttcttctctctctccttgttcctcctcttcgtctatcgcttgttcttcctctccttgttcctcctcttcgtcgacctcttgttcttctctctctccttgttcctcctcttcgtctatcgcttgttcttcctcttcttctctttctcgttcttctgtcgtctctcccgGTCTCAATGGAGAGGGTCTGGACGGCGGAGACTTGTCTGGGGAACGGCATGGCCTcggaagagggaaggagggagaagagcaaaTGCCATCGGcaactgtctctcctgcgttttcacctcggagagagaaaggcgcgacTTCTTCTATCCCCGCTCAC GTACCCAGCCGTCCCGACACAGACAAAGTGTCTCTCGAGAGATATCGTCTGGCTTCCGACGAG GTTCTGTCGATCATTGTGGAGCAGTATCCCTGTGTCGAGCGGGCTTCGATTGACGAGGTCTTTATCGATCTCTCAAATCAGGTGGCGGACAtcctttcgcctttcttccagAGACTCGAATTGAATCgatcttcttttccttcttctctttcttcttccgttcctTCTTGCTCGACAGAGCGActgaacgagacagaagatgGGAGGAGGGAAGGAATCGGACTCGGCggcgcctcttcgcctccttcctcggCAGGCCGAGGTCGACCTGACGGCCTCGATTTGACTTCTCAGGCCGCCCTGTTGCGGGAGTGGCTCGACGGGAAGGGAAAAGCAGAGGTGAGAGCCGAACTCGGTGCTCTTCTCCCGGAGCTCCTCGACGaccaggtgtacgtacacctcgcAGCCGTGCCGCGGACAGGGCCGCCAGCGACCCCACAACGGTCTCTACCGGGAAATGCCATGCCTTTTCATGGACTCGGCAGGAAACCTCCAAGTTCTGTCTGTCCTCGCGTATCGCCaccctctgcttcctctccttccccgtcCTCTTTTcagtcttcctcctcttctcttccgcctcatccttctcccctccctGCTGCCcattcgtctctctcgccttctctttctgcctgttcttcgtcttcttctgtcgctggcGAAGCGGCGTCGCGCAGAGTTGCCGGTTTCGGCGggcctctgcctcctgaCGACGTGGACCTCCTTATCGACGTTTGcgggggagagacgaggcgaaaactcgacttctctctggagGCTCTGTGGCTGCTGGTCGGcggcgtccttctcctccgcctGCGAAACCTCGTCAAGCTGCGGTCCCAGTTTACCATGAGCGGCGCCGTCGCAAGAAGCAAA ttcttaGCAAAGACAGCTTCTGCAAAGTTCAAGCCCGACCGGCAGGTGCTGGTCCCTTCCGAGCTGGCGGCGGACTTCCTCGGCCCTCTGGAGCTGCGAGACTTGCGAGGCTTTCGCGGCAAGCGCGGCCGGCGAATCGCCGCAGCCTTTCCAGATAAGCCGAGAGTCAAAGACCTCAGAGAAATCCCCTTCGACCACCTCGTCGCCAAACTTGGACGCGAAGAGGCCGAAAGTCTCTCCAACGTCCTCAA AGGCGAcctcgaaggcgaaggagtgAAGGCGAATTTGCGTGTGAAGTCCATGCTGGCCTTCAAGGCCTTTCCACCTGGCGCTGCGGACCCCGTACAGCTTGCGATGAATCGCGGCGGCCTCGCAGATTGGCTCTCTGGCCTCTGTCTCGAGCTGTTTCGGCGAGCCGAACAGGAGTTCTCTGCCTACAAACGGGCTCCCAAGACTCTCA CGGTGTACTACCGTACAGGGCCTCCGTGGTTTCAGCAGCTCTCGCGATCAGGTCCGCTCTCGCCTCGGCGGAAGGCGCTCGCTGCTCCGACGCTCGAGGAGATTCAGCGAGCGACTCTGGCGGCTCTTTTGCGGCTTTCGCGCGAGTGTGGCGCGCGCCTCCCACCCTGCGTCAAAATCGGTCTCGCCGTATCCGACTTTGAGAATGCGGAGCTCGAGGCGACTCCGCGAATCACCCAGTTCTTCCAAGTTGGCGTCTCCGAACGCCTGAAACGCCGGCGGGGCGCGGCTGCCCAGGACGCAGAGCCCAGAGGCGGCGCGGTGGTGCCGAAGCAACAGAGCGTCGAGGCCCACACAGGCACGCGAGatggcggagacaggcgggTGTCGGGACGCGCGAATGTCTTCTCAGTGAAGCCTGCaggtggaggcgaagcagtggaggcaggcgacggtgcggagaacgcgaggcgaAGTGACGTTCGGGCCGAGGTGGAGACTGAGGGCGTGGTTGTCGACAGCTTCTTGGCggcggagaaaaggggagaggcAACACCCGAACTCGAAGGTGTCTCTACAGTGGAACTGACTCCTGGGAAGCAGTCCAGAAGCTCAAGCGAGGCTGCGGgttcctttcgtctcttgccgacttctccacttcccgCGAACGCTTCGAAAGGGCTCTCGAGGCGGAACGAGCGAACATCTGAGAGAGACTGCAAGTCCGAAGATGCAGCGAAAGGTGCCGgggacgacggagaggccgaagaggacggagaggacggagagggTCGCAGACCTGTCCAGAGTCCTCAAAGAGACGAAGCATACGCCGACAGAGGAAGCTGTTCCTCAGTGGAAGatgagagaagcaaagaagagtCTTCAAAACCGGATTCCGAAATGCACTCGCCCCTCCACACgcgaggcgtctctctcgacgtcGTCTACGTTTCCGATCCCTCCcaagaggaggcgaaagcgaacaaagtgtgtcttgtctcgactgtctcctctgccgaGGACCACCGGGCTGACAGTGGCGACCGGACCttggaaggcagagaagaagacggagaacacGGAGGTGACGGCCAGGAGGCGCGAGTCTCCGGGACCGACGGCGGAAAGAAGGTGGAATCCGAGAGAGGTTCTGTTGCCGTCTCCATCTGTCACCCTCGAAACGCGGTTGTCTCCCCAGGGCTCCTCGGAGTTATCGGGTCTCCGCCCCGCAGTCACGACGCGAGTGGCGCGGGCGGCGAGGCGGAGCCCGCAGAGGACGCATGGCAGGAAACTCTGCCTGTCGTTTCGGACGAAGACAAACGGGACGCTGAGACGATTCCTGTGAGCAGCGACTCGGAGGTTGCGAtcgaggacgaggcggaaGAGCGAGCAGGCTCTGGCGACGAAGCCGTGCTGCTGCTCTCCCGTTCgccctcgctttctcccgcctctgctCGGTCGTcctcgcctgcatgcagcttgGCTCGAGCCGCGCCGAAGTCGCCGCGCGGGGACCTGGTGCTCTGTCACCAGTGCAAGAGTTTGGTGCCGCTCTCAGAGGTGCAGGTACACCTGGACGAGCACATGGCTGCGTTCGTTTTCAAGGAAACTAATCCGAAGTGTTTGCCTTCGACGGCCTCGCAGGCGGTCGCCCAAGTCGAGGCGTCGCAGAGCCAGCGCGTGAGggagcgcatgcgtcgagagcagcagctgctcgaggaagaaaatcAGCTGACGCTCGACGCCTTTCTCCGTAGGCAACTCTTCGCGAAAAAGCGGAGAGTCGATTTTTAG
- a CDS encoding hypothetical protein (encoded by transcript TGME49_234600) codes for MAGSLEEDAHRVCERLHAKGLLARSDWVATLARSYLSSSSTGAREGVDRETPGPPFPASGTALTEEQIGNAFLRSDLSASALPSLPSDVCTLARGHLEGVHLVEVVEAVNIAEPRKTRTKLAASEHRCLKLLLSDGRASVAAVEYRRIPALSAAALQRGAKLLLCASPEVRRGVLLLQEANVRVVWGGSDARDDTAKASAGSAFAAEGSARETSETSTEKEPEERRRGGAQRGPHSEEGRRQPRTGHLASSGGNANEKCAFVSHRSDSSLGEFSSTRVSESCPDQVRIADTAPRAQAAWVSGVQPPGVEGENFGAGSRTARLMKKQRPAVSSFLGNSETLQTSAQPHCSSAAEIDELADLDLEDLEVLAVSADSSGVRTPQGASAEGVARRRAPEGSGRSPSEKRNSWNHNLETELESDGASLVAEKETDVSPLSLASPSASAPREASCPQKPTSHPEGNLASSPSSSSLSRSSSSSSSFWSSFSDFRPVSVHSDNRQVEAPRPLRLFAAVTAAKFLARRADVLPKHLENDKRPAAGVGCTDTAGVWRLQLSDGAGGATAFVGDADLPRLLLGVSKAQASSLSPRCLASVLSDREEIKRRLLALQGHFLLREEAVPGVSTTVSRAVSRCSVSASPAERREAPGIPRRGREASSRLFVAEFQTSFRQEELCQELEELLEALEASEAPAPSAPKPVDG; via the coding sequence ATGGCGGGATccctcgaagaagacgcccACAGAGTTTGTGAGAGATTACACGCCAAAGGCCTTCTCGCCAGGAGCGACTGGGTCGCGACACTGGCGAGATCTtatctctcctcttcttcgacgggtgcaagagaaggcgtcgacagagagacgcctggTCCGCCTTTCCCCGCATCGGGCACTGCTTTGACTGAAGAGCAGATcggaaacgcgtttctgaGATCGGACTTATCCGCAAGCGCGCTGCCGTCGCTCCCCTCGGATGTATGTACACTGGCGCGGGGACATCTGGAGGGCGTCCACCTGGTGGAGGTGGTGGAGGCAGTGAACATTGCCGAGCCGCGCAAGACGCGGACCAAGTTGGCGGCTAGCGAGCACCGCTGCTTgaagctgcttctctccgacgGCCGCGCGTCGGTCGCCGCTGTCGAGTATCGTCGCATCCCCGCCCTCAGCGCCGCGGCTCTCCAGCGAGGCGCGAAGCTTCTCTTGTGCGCTTCTCCCGAGGTCCGCCGTGGCGTGCTGCTCCTCCAGGAGGCGAATGTGCGAGTCGTCTGGGGGGGCTCCGACGCGCGCGACGACACCGCGAAGGCGAGTGCAGGTTCCGCGTTCGCGGCCGAAGGTTCCGCTCGAGAAACATCAGAAACAAGCACTGAAAAGGAGCCGGAAGAACGCCGGCGAGGCGGCGCACAGCGGGGTCCACACTcagaggaagggaggagacagccgcggACTGGGCACCTGGCGAGCTCTGGGGGAAACGCGAATGAGAAATGCGCGTTCGTCTCGCACAGATCTGATTCCAGTTTAGGGGAGTTCTCGTCGACCCGCGTCTCGGAGAGCTGTCCGGACCAGGTGCGAATCGCGGATACCGCGCCGCGAGCGCAAGCAGCCTGGGTCTCGGGTGTACAACCACCTGGggtggagggagagaactTTGGCGCGGGATCCCGGACAGCGCGTCTGATGAAAAAACAGCGGCCCGCGGTTTCGTCGTTCCTTGGCAATTCAGAAACACTGCAGACCAGTGCGCAGCCACACTGCAGCAGCGCCGCAGAGATCGACGAACTCGCAGACTTGGACCTTGAGGACTTGGAGGTCCTGGCTGTCTCGGCAGACAGCTCCGGGGTACGAACACCCCAGGGAGCCAGTGCAGAGGGCGTCGCGCGGCGACGGGCGCCGGAGGGCAGCGGCAGGTCTCCGAGTGAGAAACGCAATAGCTGGAACCACAACCTTGAGACGGAATTGGAGAGCGACGGCGCGTCCTTGGTCgccgaaaaagaaacagacgtcTCGCCACTGTCCTtggcttctccttctgccaGCGCCCCTCGAGAGGCTTCTTGCCCACAGAAGCCGACATCTCATCCAGAAGGAAATCTCGCTTCGtccccctcttcctcttccctctctcgctcttcttcttcttcctcctccttctggtcttcgttttctgatTTTCGgccggtgtctgtacactcaGACAACAGGCAGGTCGAGGCGCCCAGGCCCCTGCGGCTCTTCGCGGCAGTCACGGCGGCGAAGTTCCTGGCGCGCAGAGCAGATGTCCTCCCAAAGCACTTGGAGAACGACAAGCGGCCGGCAGCGGGTGTcggctgtacagacaccgcaggTGTGTGGCGTCTGCAGCTCTCTGATGGGGCCGGCGGCGCGACGGCGTTCGTTGGTGACGCGGACCTGCCGCGGCTGCTTCTCGGCGTTTCAAAGGCGCaagcgtcttctctctctccccgctgcctcgcctctgttctctccgaCAGGGAGGAGATCAAGCGacgcctcctcgctctccaggGTCACTTTCTGCTGCGGGAGGAAGCCGTGCCAGGTGTCTCGACAACTGTCTCGCGCGCGGTCAGTCGCTGCAGCGTATCCGCATCTCCggcggagaggcgcgaggcgcCTGGCATCCCTCGAAGGGGGCGAGAGGCCAGCTCGCGGCTGTTTGTTGCGGAGTTCCAGACGAGTTTTCGACAGGAAGAACTTTGTCAGGAACTCGAAGAGCTTCTTGAGGCCTTGGAGGCGAGCGAGGCCCCAGCGCCGTCCGCGCCGAAGCCTGTCGACGGTTAG